TCATATATTTTTGGTGTGCtgatatttattaaaatgtaaaatccaataaaaaggaaaaaaaatattaaaaagacAATCATTAACTGGGATAGAATAttctaaaaataaataaataaataaataaatatatatatatatatatatatatatatatatatatatgtatggatttatataatttatatatttaactTACAGGATTGGTATGgaaaacatttttattatctttgGCGTCGTCAATATTATCAAAAAGTTCACTTTCCTTGCACGTTATTATATAGCTAATATAATTTGGATGTTTCTTATAAACTTGTTGTATAATAtctaaaaatatatatatatatatatataataaaatatgtattatatataacattatcatatttaacatatcggcaattatttataatttttcttttaacCTGGTTGTCCATTGACAgtatatacaaaaatggaaaaattaaagacctaaaaaaaaaaataaaataaattataaatatataaataaataaatatctatatctatatatctatatatctatctatctatatatatatatatatatatatatatatataataaaaaatagtTGGTAACATTTTTGGAAAgtatttttcttttcttatcattatataaacaatttaTTTCTAATATGATActgaatatatatacaatgTTAGTAATGTTTCTTAATATTCTATAAAActcttataaaaatatcttcatcatttacatatatattattcttcttttaacaaacataaaaatatttttatatccattttttaatattttgtttttgaAAAACTTACATCATCTGAATTTACATATTCCTCAGTACCCAATTCATCTAAAtggtaaaaaaaaatagaaaaaaaattaaagcTTAATCATATCAacaaaatgtattatataattttactACACCATTcttattaattaaaataaataaataaatatatatatatatatattataccTAAATATTTTAGGCTTCTTCCTTTAATTAATTCTTTCATAGATGAACAGGTTCCATCTATTGTCACCTTGGAATTCTGCAAATccaaaacaaaaaaaaaaaaaaaaaaaaaaaaaaaaaaaaaaataaaaattataaatttaaacattttgtacatatttattatttttctatattttataaattacaCTAAAAATACTTGAATAGACTGTTTTAATATCACTATTCNNNNNNNNNNNNNNNNNNNNNNNNNNNNNNNNNNNNNNNNNNNNNNNNNNNNNNNNNNNNNNNNNNNNNNNNNNNNNNNNNNNNNNNNNNNNNNNNNNNNNNNNNNNNNNNNNNNNNNNNNNNNNNNNNNNNNNaaaaaaaaaaaaaaaaaaaataaataaaatatagtatcacatatattattaaaatataaaagcatacacatatatacacataatatattatatgttcatattatatatggacaaatatatatttttaattgtaATTACCTCAGACAAGTTTAAAACTGAATTAGGATCAAATCCTTGGATATCTTTATTTGAACTATTATTAAAAGGAgagaaattaaaatatgaaaagtagatatataaatatatacatacaaatatacatatatacatatacatacatatatacataatacatgcgtatatacatatatatacatatatacatattattctgaaaattacataatattattaaactTTTCATAGATcaacatataaaataattatatatatttatatattattattataaaaatacttttacattattcaaaacatacataaatatattaaaatatatacaaaagaaaacacaacaaaaccaaaaaaaaactatatatatttatttttctaattATTCTTACtctactattattatatcacaatggatatattttatgatgAAAACAAGGAAGgttataaaaacaaaaaactttttaaacatttttataaaattaaacaaataaaagatatattataagaaaaaaaaaaaaaaaaaaaatgaaaaacaaataacttattttattaaaaacGGCATAATTAAAGGTATCTGTTTttacaataatatttatttaatattcaGTCGGTTTAAATTAagttaatatatttataatatacaaatatttatttttggaaaagtggaaaaaaaaaaaaaaaaaaaaaaaaaaaaattatatatatatatatatatatatataacattataaGTATAAACATAAGGctttattatgtattaaaatatatatatataatttttttttttttttttttttttttttcccgTGTGCGTATTAAgcatataatttaatatacttaaaattttttccttattttttaaagatttattttgaatattttaaaattttatatattttttaatattaaaataaaagaaacatattatattcattaaaGGTTTAAAAACAtgatcatttttttataaaatatgttaaaaagaatacataatatattttatatatacaataaattatatatataatacatatacattatatatatatatatatattaatatgtattaacaaaataaatatatttaaaaaaaaaagataattgtataaaatatatttcttatatttagAAACAGATATGATATACAAATTTATAATccaaaattaaaaagaagaattttttttaaaatatatatatgtttaaaaaaaaaaaaaaaaaaaaaattgaatttatcattatatatatatatatatatatataatatataatatatgtatacatatgtataactcacaacaacaatattttatttataataaccTTCTCCTGTTCAGCTTTTAAATTCATTTATTCCCTTTTTAATTATctgaaaaaataaaaatatatatatataacaataataatgataaaatatgtttcgtgtatttttaaatatattatatatatctacattaaaaattaaatttgaaaaatataatgaaaaaaatggaaCAGAGGTaaaactatatatatatatatatattatgtatttatatttatttataattttatataccGATGAAAAGAGACCATCGAAGTTTTTGGAAGGAGtaaacattttatattcgtctgaatgtattatatttttattttctaaattttttaattcatttattgGATCacacatatgtatatattctaattcttttttattatgaaaataagactttttatgttttttttttttctcattttcTTGATCgatataatttaatatacGATGCATTGTTTGACTAtcaatttcttttatatcgATAACACCTGTTTTAATATATGGCTTTAAAATTCTGCTAAATTTCTTTACCCATCCATTACCATCAATTTCTGCACTTGAAGAgattaataataaatatggttcactttcttttcttaatttatcaggtatataaaaaaaacttGTTAACACTCTTACTTTTAGTGAACTagacatatataaaaatctTTGTGATATATactttattaaatttttatttaaaagtTTCGATGCCTGAGATGACGACCAGttgttttttatacattctaaatatttaatatatttatcacTTATctctttcattttttcttcatttataatattgttctcttcttttaattcattcatattatttttttctccttCATTTTGTCTTACATTATCTTCGACCTTATCATTTGAACCATTCATATCATAACACccttttatattattttcatcatcttcCATTGTATAACTATTaacttttaattttttttttttttttttttttttttgttattcaatataatatcattcCTTTGTATAAGACACCTCTAcctatatattataaagtctggtcaaaaatattttcatataaatatgataagGTTATATTGGTATGTTTTTCTTCTCTTATAAATACTATATCCAATGCTTATAATGTGAATCAAATGGGGATTCACCagataaaataattaatataatgaCACCTtagtaatattatatatatatatataaatatatatgtatgtgtatttatttatttatatatatatatatatatttttttttttttttttttttttttttttgccgcaaaatttttttctaatgctccttttatatgattataatttatttatttcttattatattacattataccataattatgttatatataatttttttttcttgtttaTACATATTGCAATTTCCATTCATTTAactattattaatataaaaagtatacaaattatgaaatatattcaaaaaaagatatgtattataataaatgtgtTAATGTGCgtacacatatatataatattactGTTACtgtaatattaaattacATAGTTGCagaaattttaaaaaaaaaaaaacaataattataataaagttggaatatattgtaaatcattcaaaattttataaataatatataaactaaataatcatatattaatatggACATTTCATTATATCGAATATTAAACATAAAACAATTTAAACCCCATAGAATTTATCTAAAAACAAAAAGGTacaatattaaatatacataacGTCATGAGAAGTAACTTCTCataagagaaaaaaaaaaaatatatatatatatattatatatttatacatatacacataataatataaataaaagacAAATCTAAagattataaaaaattttcagTGCACTTGAATAAAGATgataaacatataaaagtaaaaaaaaaaaataataaaaaataaaaataaaaatataatataatataatataatataatataataaacgTTTACATATACACAAAAATATActatttattaatttctattttatataaagtTATAATTCAAttctttataaaaaaaaaaaaaaaaaaatcgAAGCCTTTAAAATTTCAAGAATAATATTTGCCTGTGCTTTAATTGTAGgacaaaaaatatgttactatatttttttaaatataaaaaatgtataccattattttatttttattttcaataaaggacattcaaaatatataaatatgtaaatatataaatatatatatatatatatatatatatatatatatatatatacaaatagAAGATCATTCAAATATTGTTTATCtaatttatcttttataaatatttaaaaagacaattttttcatataaatttataatttataattaacatattttattaaacatatatatttaaaaggagttttatacatacaaaatgatttaaaataaaaaaaatatatatatataaataaaataagaaagataaatgtaaaaaatatgcacataatatatatatatatatattattactagataaatataaaaataatttttttttttttttttttttttaatttaaattatttataaaattataatttgaCATACAAattgatataaaaaaatattaaaaataaataaatatataaatacatacatatatacatacatatatacatacatacatacatatatacatacatacatacatatatgtgATGATTCAAAAATGTTCCAATGTTGTATCAGTTTTAAGTTTCaataatttatcatttttacCACATCAAATTTGTACTATATTATAAcaagaattattattacattcTGATTTAATAAAGTTATCGTAATCTTCCTGATAGTTATCATTACAGTCATTATTCGTTGGGTTAGCATTACTACTAATACTGttattactactattactattactattactattattattactattattattactattattattactattattattactattatcactactattattattattattgttgttgttacTAATTAAAGGagaattattatcactATATAAGgaatcatttttaaataattcatCATTGTTTGAGAAAGATTGTCCATTTACATAATTTGCAGAATCACtaagaaaattattattactattttCAGCATAATAAAACTTCTGATGTTTCATAAGAGGAGTTTGGTTAGAAGCAAAATTATCAGCAGTCGttgaataattattatgttctTGATAAAAGagattatttatatagttattattatttttcatatcaTCCATAGTATTAttgttaatataaaattcctcatatgaattatatatataattcatatcTCCTTCATTTCCTTCTAAAAcagaaatattatttgtgCTCAAACAATCATGGCctctattattattattattatcattattattatcattatcattattattattattatcatcattattattattattatttatgcTGCTACTATTAAcaatattttcattatttgaataatttatattcaaaCAACTATTTTGAGCATCCTTATAATTTAAGGCAACATTATTACTCCTATTCGTattaacaatattattattttttggaATACTATCATCAAGGTTGTTTTTAAGATTTTCCATTGGAATAGcttcataaatattttcatcaaaatgaatattttctattttttccttttcaactaatatttgttcataattatttatattgttattatgtACTAATAGTTCTTCATCCTCCTCATTTAACTTATGACCTAAATTTTCTTCActttcaatattattacatgAAACTAATTTACAatctatattttcattGATATAATCATGACATATTGTACATACAGTAATAAATTCATTAATTTTACATGTACGTTCATGTAAACATGGTTTTTCTTCACTATCAGAATTGAAATTATAACGAACAAAAATTTCATGtaattcatttaattcGTTATAATCATtcatttcattatattcattCATTTCATCATATTCATTAATTACATCATATTCATTTACTTGGTTATATACACTCATCTCATTTTTGTTAGGATCAATATGATCTAAGTTTGTTTTAAAAGTCGTGGATATATGACCTTTTATCGTATCACCATTAACATTTTGGatattcatcatatttGAATACATActaaaattattacaaaaattatttgGAATAACTGAACCATCATGAtgttcattattatttgtaacGAATGATAAatctttataatttttttcattgtATTCACCAACAACAGTATTATTATGGCTATTAATATTgttgatattattattgttgatattattgttgatattattgttgatattattattgttgatattattattgttgatattattattgttgatattattattgttgatattattgttgacatttttattgttgatattattattgttattattattgttgctattattattgttattattattattaatattattattattatcattactcttattattatatacttGTTTGTCATGTATTACattattcattttgtttatgataccaaatttattatttcccATGTTGTTAAAGTTTTCATTTTGCATAACTGATTTATCTACGTACATATGTGTAATAACATTTTCATACTGGTTTGAAAAATAAGGAGAATTAATTAAAGAGGAACCGTTATCAATATCAGATCCATAATTTTGcatgtttttatttttattatcatcattaatattattgtttacattattaatagtattatttatcaagttatttttttcgttttcataataattcttttgCAATGTTGAGATGTTTTCATTTGTAACCTTATCAAAGGTATtactaataatatttttatcaattatatttttattacaattcaatattacattatttgtcatattttttaaactACCAGTTTCTTccaaaatattattattcctttctaaattatgtttttccaaaatatttatatcctTTGCGATATTAAAAGGATTActattatttgtattattttttatattaaaattaagCATATTTGaattcataaaattattatctcttaatgttttatttaatgaacTATTATTTTCAACAGCATTCATCTTTTCCAACATTTCATAATTTGTATTCATATGTTCACTACtactaatattattattgttattaataatattatcattaattataatattattgtttatatcattttcgattatttttttttccatatgatttaaattcatatcagcatttttattatccaCATTATTAACACTAATTTGAatatccatattattattactaataTTTTCAACATTAGTATCGTTTATATTACGATTAATATGGTTAATATCGACATTATTcatatcaatattattcatatcgacattattcatatcgacattattcatatcaacattattaatatcaatattattcatatcggcattattaatatcaatgttattcatatcaactttattcatatcaatattattcatatcgacattattcatatcaatattattcatatcaacattattcatatttacattattcatatttacattattcATATCCATGTTTATATCCATATTAATATCCATATTCATATCCATGTTCATATCCATATTAATATCAATATCCATGTTCATGTCCACGTCCATGTCCATGTCCATATTAATATCAATATCCAAATTATTAATACCATTTTTCTCaagaatattatgataatattcATTCTGATATACaacatttttatacatttcattagaatatatttcattttcatatatatcatttgGATAATTATCATAAGTATACATACTAtctacatatattttatttggATACAATTCATTTGAATAATTTCCAGTCACATCATTATCATCCAACTTACTTTTTTCTATTTCATCTTTATCTATTACATTCTCAATAAATGTATCAATTAATGTATTGTCATCTAAATTTTCCAATATGGAATTCATTTCCATTTCGctaatattataattaaattttttgatattctcaattatatatttctttttatcaTAACCTTCTAAAGGTATCAATATTTCATGCTTATCGGagaattttttattaacatcTAAATATTCATCTGTAACGTTCATATCATAAGACATAACATAATTGTTATTAATTATTTggaaattattatttggtAAATAGTTTTCATAAAAGTTTGTATTGGTTCCATCCTCgacattattattatcatcatcattattattattattattaatactattaatattattaatattattaatatcattattactattaataCTATTATCACTATTGTTAACAATAgtatcaatatttttaatgttatcatcaatatttatattattattattattattattatcagcagtagtattattattagtcGTAGTAATTATTGTACATTctatattatcattattattaataagaTCATTTTCATTGTAAGTGGAAATATCTCCATGGTTATAGTAATTCTTTCCATAAcaatcataataatttgaaacaatgtaatatgaattttgataatatattttattataattttcatttttattttcattgtGTTCAGGAATTACGGTAGAACCATCTTCATtgttataaaaatcatATGAAGGATTCATATTGATTGATATATTTGTTACTTTTTCAGGACTTTCATTAAcgttattatttatattatcttctaataataatatgcCATTTCCATTTAACATAATTTTCTCTTCAGATTGACCCGATTTATATAATTGGCTATCTGTTATATTAATACCAGTTATTAATGTTCCAACAATTTCtgaatttttaatttcttcgtttaatttttcattcttTTTGTTAAACGTAACTTTTCTGCATTTCTTATTAATGGGTTTGATATTATTGCATGGTACAATGTCGTCATTATTGTTTTTACCTCCCAccacattattattattactattattactattattattattattattattattattattattattattatcattattatcatttattgCCTTCTGTACTTTcttattttgttttctctttttatcttttaCAATTGGAACAGTTTCAGGGACATTCGTTTCAAttatcttattattttctttcaaattattcatcatattatattgattCAAAATTAAGTCATTTGATTGCGTTACATTACTAGGAATTAAATATGCTTTATTGGAatcttcatcattattttgattattttcataatttagatataaattatttatattatttgtattattcacattatCTATActattcataatattattattattattattgttattattattgttattattattcgTATTAATTGCTATATTGTTCATTTTAGTCGTTCTTTTCttccttttatttttcttgtCATCAATTTTAGTCATGACAGAATCTGTCATTTGTTCCTTTATATCTATtgaagatatattattatttttcatatcaTTCACTGtttcattttgttctttattttttaaggatttattattctttcTTGTTTTATTAGTACTCTTTTTAGCTGATTTTACTACATTATTTTCAACgttatttaatattaatgagtgattaatataattatcattattattattatcattattattattatttaattcgTTATTAAACTTTTCATTATGATTTATGGAACTATTAATAAACGAATAAGACTCATTATTCTGTtgttgtatatttttaatcaTATTGTCCTTATAAGTATCAATTGTTTCAATTTGTTGTAGATGTTGATCTTGATCGTCTTCTTGTTCTCCATCCctttcttcttcatcatcatcatcatataattcatttGAATTTGATTTACCTTTCCTTCTTgaatgaatattatatttcttttgtaATAATTCTGGATTTTTTACTAATCttaaacataataatttttttgacCATTCACTTCTAACCCATGTATTTCCTTCTTTAATTAAAGTTTTCCAGCCACATTCACATTTCATTTTTACTTTTGTTCCATCATTATTTAGCCATTGACTCATATACATTTTCTGTTGACAAGAATTACAAATTATTAATGGCACAGGTTTTTTCCACCTTGGGCTTCTGACccaattattatttttttttaaaaagtttTTAAAACCAcatttacataataa
The window above is part of the Plasmodium reichenowi strain SY57 chromosome 7, whole genome shotgun sequence genome. Proteins encoded here:
- a CDS encoding hypothetical protein (conserved Plasmodium protein, unknown function~part of same gene as PRSY57_0711000A~gap found within coding sequence), which encodes NSDIKTVYSSIFSNSKVTIDGTCSSMKELIKGRSLKYLDELGTEEYVNSDDVFNFSIFVYTVNGQPDIIQQVYKKHPNYISYIITCKESELFDNIDDAKDNKNVFHTNPNILSQLMIVFLIFFFLFIGFYILINISTPKIYEEKQLIINKEH
- a CDS encoding hypothetical protein (conserved Plasmodium protein, unknown function~part of same gene as PRSY57_0711000B~gap found within coding sequence), which encodes MFKKFFVFITFLVFIIKYIHCDIIIVDSNKDIQGFDPNSVLNLSE
- a CDS encoding hypothetical protein (conserved Plasmodium protein, unknown function), whose protein sequence is MEDDENNIKGCYDMNGSNDKVEDNVRQNEGEKNNMNELKEENNIINEEKMKEISDKYIKYLECIKNNWSSSQASKLLNKNLIKYISQRFLYMSSSLKVRVLTSFFYIPDKLRKESEPYLLLISSSAEIDGNGWVKKFSRILKPYIKTGVIDIKEIDSQTMHRILNYIDQENEKKKKHKKSYFHNKKELEYIHMCDPINELKNLENKNIIHSDEYKMFTPSKNFDGLFSSIIKKGINEFKS